A genomic segment from Limosilactobacillus sp. encodes:
- a CDS encoding metallophosphoesterase family protein yields the protein MKRKIAVFSDVHGNLSALQAMYQDSLKQGVDEYWFIGDLLMPGPSVNEIWQLMREMAPTVKVRGNWDDLVVVGARGKIDTAKPSHAYFGRLAQYVAEHAQPGLIDELASWPLQVTRQVGSLNFGISHNLPDLNMGQDLFPTNASANFDRLFKRENGASALDVAIYAHVHHDLLRYSTDERLVLNPGAVGEPFNHWPALHQDLRAHYLILEIDDLGLASTDFRHVAYDRDREKERARQTDLPYFELYQKMMDTGNAYTHDDELLNAQNQRYGYAKEYECFKESLRK from the coding sequence GTGAAAAGGAAAATTGCGGTCTTTTCGGACGTTCACGGGAACCTGAGCGCGCTCCAGGCGATGTATCAAGACAGCCTGAAGCAGGGGGTCGATGAATACTGGTTCATCGGCGACCTGCTGATGCCGGGTCCGAGCGTCAATGAAATTTGGCAATTAATGCGGGAGATGGCGCCGACGGTCAAGGTGCGGGGCAACTGGGATGACCTGGTTGTCGTCGGTGCGCGCGGCAAAATCGATACCGCCAAGCCTTCCCATGCCTACTTTGGCCGCCTCGCTCAGTACGTGGCCGAACACGCCCAGCCGGGACTCATCGACGAGCTGGCCAGCTGGCCGCTGCAGGTGACCCGCCAGGTCGGCAGCCTGAACTTCGGCATTTCCCACAACCTGCCGGATCTCAACATGGGCCAGGACCTTTTCCCCACCAATGCCTCGGCCAATTTCGACCGGCTCTTTAAGCGGGAGAATGGGGCCTCGGCCCTAGACGTGGCTATCTATGCCCACGTCCATCATGACCTCCTGCGTTACAGCACCGATGAGCGACTGGTGCTGAACCCGGGGGCGGTCGGTGAGCCCTTTAACCATTGGCCGGCCCTGCACCAGGATCTGCGGGCCCACTACCTGATCTTGGAGATCGACGACCTGGGCCTGGCTTCGACCGACTTCCGGCACGTTGCCTATGATCGCGACCGGGAGAAGGAACGGGCACGCCAGACGGACCTGCCGTACTTTGAGCTCTACCAAAAGATGATGGACACGGGCAACGCCTACACCCACGATGACGAGCTGCTCAATGCCCAAAACCAGCGATACGGCTATGCAAAAGAGTACGAGTGCTTTAAGGAAAGCTTAAGAAAATAG
- a CDS encoding FAD-dependent oxidoreductase, with translation MSEQHLYDLIVVGAGPAGLSAGLYAGRATLDTLIIEGDTVGGQVTTTSVVYNYPAVEKVDGTQLMNQMQRQVADFGVTIKHDQIEKYDLDDEVKTLTGQSGQTYQARSVIIATGASPRKVGFPGEDEFRGRGIAYCSTCDGELFSGLQIFVVGGGYAAAEEADYLSRFGKHVTVLVRGDHFTCPPLTAARALNNPKVSIEYNTEVKRVDGDDYLTSATLVNNKTGKETVYHVDDGDTTFGMFIYVGTQPATQKLQGLVDLDERGYIKTDENCATSVPGVYAAGDVIVKPLRQIITAAADGATAATAAEAYVTAQKQRQGIPIHTVEAKQPAKTVGQTSQLDEQEEITPHQGTWLTADIDAQLKPIFARLTKPVIFQVNTTDGELSQQLVSFVDEFVGLDDHFTMQTVEGSGQYLPMLKLLDGDGQDTGLHYAGIPTGHELNSLVLGVYNVAGPGQTIAPELAARIKQLPATDIRIGVSLTCHFCPDVVAACQRMASLNPGITATMIDLQHFPALRKEKKIMSVPATMIGDDPVIFGSQSLEELVTAVEKHGQK, from the coding sequence ATGAGTGAGCAACACCTATACGATCTGATCGTGGTTGGTGCTGGACCGGCCGGCTTGTCCGCCGGTCTCTATGCCGGGCGTGCCACCCTGGACACCCTGATTATCGAGGGCGACACGGTCGGCGGCCAGGTCACCACGACCTCGGTGGTTTACAACTATCCGGCGGTGGAAAAGGTCGACGGGACCCAGCTGATGAACCAGATGCAGCGCCAGGTGGCTGATTTTGGGGTCACGATTAAGCACGATCAGATTGAAAAATACGACCTTGATGACGAGGTCAAAACGCTGACCGGCCAGAGTGGTCAAACCTACCAGGCCCGGAGCGTAATCATCGCGACCGGGGCCAGCCCGCGCAAAGTTGGCTTCCCCGGTGAGGACGAATTCCGGGGACGGGGAATTGCCTACTGCTCGACCTGTGACGGCGAGCTCTTCTCCGGCCTGCAGATCTTCGTGGTCGGCGGTGGCTACGCGGCTGCCGAGGAGGCCGACTACCTGAGCCGCTTTGGCAAGCACGTCACGGTCCTGGTGCGGGGCGATCACTTCACCTGCCCACCGCTGACGGCGGCCCGGGCACTGAACAACCCCAAGGTCAGCATTGAGTACAACACCGAGGTAAAGCGTGTCGACGGGGATGACTACCTCACCAGCGCCACCCTGGTTAACAACAAGACGGGGAAGGAAACCGTCTACCACGTCGATGACGGCGACACCACCTTTGGGATGTTTATCTACGTCGGCACCCAGCCGGCAACACAGAAACTGCAGGGCTTGGTTGACCTGGACGAGCGTGGCTACATCAAGACCGATGAAAACTGTGCCACCAGTGTTCCCGGCGTTTATGCGGCCGGGGACGTGATCGTCAAGCCGCTGCGGCAGATCATCACCGCCGCTGCTGACGGGGCTACTGCCGCGACGGCTGCGGAAGCCTACGTCACCGCCCAAAAGCAGCGCCAGGGGATCCCAATCCACACCGTGGAAGCCAAGCAACCCGCCAAGACGGTTGGCCAGACCAGTCAGTTAGACGAGCAGGAAGAAATCACGCCTCACCAGGGCACCTGGCTGACGGCCGACATTGACGCCCAGCTCAAGCCGATCTTTGCCCGTCTAACCAAACCGGTCATTTTCCAGGTCAATACCACCGATGGGGAGCTCAGCCAGCAATTGGTCAGCTTCGTCGATGAATTCGTTGGCTTGGACGACCACTTCACGATGCAGACGGTTGAGGGCAGCGGGCAGTACCTGCCAATGCTGAAGCTGCTCGATGGCGATGGTCAGGACACCGGGCTTCACTATGCCGGCATTCCGACCGGCCATGAGTTGAATTCGCTGGTCCTGGGCGTCTACAACGTTGCCGGCCCAGGACAGACGATTGCACCGGAATTAGCCGCGCGGATCAAGCAGCTGCCAGCAACCGACATTCGGATTGGCGTTTCGCTGACCTGCCACTTCTGCCCAGACGTGGTCGCGGCCTGCCAGCGGATGGCCTCGTTGAATCCAGGGATTACGGCGACGATGATTGATCTTCAGCACTTCCCGGCACTGCGGAAGGAAAAGAAGATTATGTCCGTGCCGGCAACCATGATCGGTGACGATCCGGTCATCTTCGGCAGCCAATCACTGGAAGAGCTGGTTACCGCCGTTGAAAAGCACGGTCAAAAGTAA
- a CDS encoding MFS transporter, giving the protein MDSAVAAGKFPHGWHRTFYTLWLGAFITGMGYSMTMPFISLFINELGSFSHFQLNFYSGLAFAVTFISQAIVSPFWGSLADRKGRKLMCMRASGVMACTIFITGLSQSVWMIIAMRTLQGIFSGYINNATALMAGETPHSRSGWVMAAMSTAGVAGNLVGPLLGGSLSGAFGYRIPFFITGLLMLSVFFSTWLLTVEHFRPIKKAAMKPLGEIIHELPNPRLIFVMFLTTMIVTASTMSIDPIISLYVRSLMHNRGNVAFVAGIVAATPGLGTLIAASKVGHTMDQVGPERILRTGLAVAFVLFIPMTFTHSPWSLAFWRFLLGLANAALMPAAQTVLTLDVPAEAFGRIFSLNQSFQAGGAVLGSLLGSLISGLSSYQMVFAVTGLTLLINLVLVLTVRTKKTA; this is encoded by the coding sequence ATGGATTCCGCCGTTGCTGCCGGTAAATTTCCGCACGGGTGGCACCGCACTTTTTACACGCTCTGGCTAGGGGCCTTTATCACGGGGATGGGCTACTCAATGACGATGCCCTTCATCTCACTGTTCATCAACGAACTCGGCTCATTTAGCCACTTTCAATTAAACTTTTACTCTGGACTGGCCTTTGCCGTCACCTTTATTTCCCAGGCAATTGTTTCCCCGTTTTGGGGCAGCCTGGCCGATCGGAAGGGCCGCAAACTGATGTGCATGCGGGCTTCCGGGGTGATGGCCTGCACCATCTTCATCACCGGGCTCTCGCAAAGCGTCTGGATGATCATCGCCATGCGGACCCTCCAGGGGATCTTCTCGGGCTACATCAACAACGCCACTGCCCTGATGGCCGGGGAAACGCCCCACAGCCGCTCCGGTTGGGTGATGGCGGCCATGTCCACCGCGGGCGTGGCCGGCAACCTGGTCGGCCCCCTGCTCGGTGGGTCGCTGTCCGGGGCATTTGGCTACCGGATCCCCTTCTTCATCACCGGGCTCTTGATGCTGAGCGTCTTCTTTTCGACCTGGCTGCTGACGGTCGAGCACTTCCGGCCGATCAAGAAGGCCGCCATGAAGCCCCTCGGTGAAATCATCCACGAGCTGCCCAACCCGCGGCTGATCTTCGTGATGTTCTTGACCACCATGATTGTCACCGCCTCCACGATGTCGATCGACCCGATCATCAGCCTCTACGTCCGCTCGCTGATGCATAACCGCGGCAACGTGGCCTTCGTCGCCGGGATCGTGGCGGCGACCCCCGGGCTGGGGACGCTAATTGCGGCCTCCAAAGTTGGGCACACGATGGACCAGGTCGGACCGGAACGAATCCTGCGCACCGGGTTGGCGGTCGCTTTCGTGCTTTTCATTCCGATGACCTTCACCCACTCGCCCTGGTCGCTGGCCTTCTGGCGCTTCCTCTTGGGACTAGCAAACGCGGCATTGATGCCCGCCGCCCAGACGGTCCTGACCCTGGACGTGCCGGCCGAGGCCTTTGGGCGGATCTTCAGCCTGAACCAGTCCTTCCAGGCCGGCGGCGCCGTTTTGGGTTCGCTCCTCGGCTCCCTAATTTCCGGCCTGTCCAGCTACCAGATGGTCTTTGCCGTCACCGGCTTGACCCTGCTGATTAACCTGGTGCTGGTGTTAACCGTTCGAACCAAGAAAACTGCCTAA
- the rpsN gene encoding 30S ribosomal protein S14, which translates to MAKKSKIAKLHHQEALVKKYAAKRQELKAKGDYIALSKLPRNSSPVRLHNRDRYDGRPHAYMRKFGMSRINFRNLAHKGQIPGVRKASW; encoded by the coding sequence ATGGCTAAGAAGTCAAAGATTGCTAAATTACATCATCAGGAAGCATTAGTTAAGAAGTACGCTGCAAAACGCCAGGAGTTGAAGGCCAAGGGTGACTACATCGCCCTGTCAAAGCTGCCGCGCAACTCCAGCCCGGTTCGTCTGCACAACCGGGACCGCTATGATGGCCGGCCACACGCCTACATGCGTAAGTTTGGCATGTCCCGGATCAACTTCCGGAACCTGGCACACAAGGGTCAGATTCCGGGTGTTCGCAAGGCCAGTTGGTAA
- a CDS encoding DHA2 family efflux MFS transporter permease subunit, whose amino-acid sequence MAQNHSVNISLQTRRIITAILLLSAFVSLASQTMMVTALPVISSDLHVSLNTAQWLTTGYTLIIGIVTPLSSNMYDKFTNRHLFLGTIGTFILGTLLGCFATNFATLLAARLIQACAGGMLMSFQMTTMISIYPIEKRGSILGLSSLVISAGPALGPTLAGFILQVLPWRWLFILVLPLMVIIFIIGYFKLDNFSTPRDIKIDYLSVFISLVGSALTLGCLTAFQENFWIGLAMLVVGLAIIAVFVKRQLRLKNPMLKVQIFRYSSFRLMTLVGIFAFMVLLGTEQLLPIFTESVLHVGSFMSGLILLPGAICNAITASIVGRLYDQYGPKWLIITGGVIMLLASIPLVTISAHSSLLILTLAYAVRMIGNACVFSPALSEAFSQLSQSENSHGTALNNTLRQVFGAVSVTMVVVISGLPASLTTGVQIAMWVTVLLVVFMLVTFVHYLATKQKD is encoded by the coding sequence ATGGCTCAAAATCACTCTGTCAACATTTCACTGCAAACGCGGCGAATCATCACCGCGATCCTCCTGCTCTCGGCCTTCGTCAGCCTGGCTAGTCAGACGATGATGGTCACTGCACTGCCGGTCATCTCCAGCGACCTCCACGTCTCGCTGAACACCGCCCAGTGGCTGACGACTGGCTACACCCTGATCATCGGGATCGTCACCCCACTGTCGTCGAACATGTACGATAAGTTCACCAACCGTCACCTCTTCCTCGGCACGATCGGGACCTTCATCCTCGGGACCCTGCTGGGCTGCTTTGCGACTAACTTCGCGACCCTGCTGGCGGCACGGCTGATCCAGGCCTGCGCCGGGGGGATGCTGATGTCGTTTCAGATGACCACCATGATTTCGATCTACCCCATTGAAAAGCGGGGGTCGATCCTCGGCCTCTCCAGCCTGGTTATCTCGGCCGGGCCGGCGCTGGGGCCAACCCTGGCCGGATTCATCCTCCAGGTTCTGCCCTGGCGGTGGCTCTTCATCCTGGTGCTCCCGCTGATGGTCATCATCTTCATCATCGGCTACTTCAAGCTCGATAACTTTTCAACGCCGCGCGACATCAAGATCGACTACCTGTCCGTCTTCATTTCCCTGGTCGGCTCGGCCCTGACCCTGGGCTGCTTGACCGCCTTTCAGGAAAACTTCTGGATTGGTCTGGCCATGCTGGTCGTCGGCCTGGCAATTATTGCCGTCTTCGTCAAGCGCCAGCTCCGGCTCAAGAACCCAATGCTCAAGGTTCAGATCTTCAGGTACTCCTCCTTCCGGCTGATGACTTTGGTCGGGATCTTCGCCTTCATGGTCCTGCTAGGTACCGAACAGCTCCTGCCGATCTTCACTGAAAGCGTTCTCCACGTCGGCAGCTTCATGTCCGGACTGATCCTCCTGCCGGGAGCCATCTGTAACGCCATCACCGCCTCGATCGTCGGCCGGCTCTACGACCAGTACGGGCCAAAGTGGCTGATCATCACCGGTGGGGTCATCATGCTGCTGGCCTCAATTCCGCTGGTCACGATCTCCGCTCACTCCTCCCTGCTCATCCTGACGCTCGCCTACGCGGTCCGGATGATCGGGAACGCCTGCGTCTTCAGCCCGGCCCTATCCGAAGCCTTCTCCCAGCTGTCGCAGAGCGAAAACAGCCACGGGACCGCGCTCAACAACACCCTGCGCCAGGTCTTCGGGGCCGTTTCCGTCACCATGGTTGTTGTCATCTCCGGGCTGCCCGCATCCCTGACGACCGGGGTTCAGATTGCCATGTGGGTCACCGTTCTGCTGGTCGTCTTCATGCTGGTGACCTTTGTCCACTACCTGGCAACTAAGCAGAAAGATTAA
- a CDS encoding lipoate--protein ligase has translation MFFIDTSRNGKPVHDALVNQSLDNYLINDLRLKGHGLICYINQPSVIIGVNQNAYAEIDLPYLKSHNIELVRRSSGGGAVYHDFGNLVFENIVVGDMSKFGDFHAIGDPVVDALHDLGIESAEVSGRNDMTIDGKKFSGMAIVKGDNSYAAGGTVMFDLNMETASEVLTPEKDKLASKGVKSVNARVTNIKPYLPEKYQDWTTEDFKNYLLCHMFGVDSMDDVETYHLTDHDWDIIDSRLVEQYRTDEWNFGKNPGFKHYVSKHYPIGTVSFNFNEKDGQITDVKIYGDFFTAGDPHIVEQHLVGTKLDRESLVKAFNDADLAANLGKVSAEELADLILAD, from the coding sequence ATGTTCTTTATTGATACCAGTCGGAATGGGAAGCCGGTTCACGACGCCCTCGTCAACCAGTCCCTGGACAACTATCTGATCAACGACCTGCGCCTAAAGGGTCACGGCCTGATTTGTTACATCAACCAGCCATCCGTCATTATCGGCGTTAACCAGAACGCTTACGCCGAGATCGACCTGCCGTACCTGAAGTCGCACAACATCGAGCTGGTCCGCCGTTCCAGTGGTGGTGGCGCGGTCTACCACGACTTCGGTAACCTGGTTTTTGAAAACATTGTTGTCGGTGACATGAGCAAGTTCGGCGACTTCCACGCCATTGGTGATCCAGTTGTCGATGCCCTCCACGACCTGGGGATTGAATCCGCCGAGGTCAGTGGTCGGAACGACATGACGATCGACGGCAAGAAGTTCTCTGGGATGGCAATCGTCAAGGGTGACAACTCCTACGCTGCCGGTGGGACCGTCATGTTTGATCTGAACATGGAGACTGCCAGCGAAGTGCTGACGCCGGAAAAGGACAAGCTGGCCTCCAAGGGGGTTAAATCCGTCAACGCCCGGGTAACCAACATTAAGCCTTACCTGCCGGAGAAGTACCAAGACTGGACGACGGAGGACTTCAAGAACTACCTGCTCTGCCACATGTTCGGTGTTGATTCCATGGACGACGTCGAGACCTACCACCTGACTGACCACGATTGGGACATCATTGACTCTCGCCTGGTTGAGCAGTACCGGACCGACGAATGGAATTTCGGGAAGAACCCTGGCTTCAAGCACTACGTTTCTAAGCACTACCCAATCGGGACCGTTTCCTTCAACTTCAACGAGAAGGACGGTCAGATCACGGACGTCAAGATCTACGGTGACTTCTTCACGGCCGGTGATCCACACATTGTTGAACAGCACCTGGTTGGCACCAAGCTGGATCGTGAAAGCCTGGTTAAGGCCTTCAACGATGCCGACCTGGCCGCTAACCTGGGGAAGGTCAGCGCCGAAGAATTGGCTGACCTGATTCTTGCAGACTAG
- the ahpC gene encoding alkyl hydroperoxide reductase subunit C, whose amino-acid sequence MNFVGHEIGDFKVNAYQDGKTVEVSKKDVLGKWSIFFFYPADFSFVCPTELEALQDKYADFQQANAEIYSVSEDTEFVHKAWAEASDKIGKIKYHMLADPAGKLARMFDVLDEDAGQAYRGVFIVDPDGKIQSYTINNMGIGRSADEILRTLQAAQFVREHGDRVCPANWKPGQDSIKPSLDLVGKL is encoded by the coding sequence ATGAATTTTGTTGGACATGAAATCGGCGACTTTAAGGTGAACGCATACCAGGACGGCAAGACCGTTGAAGTATCAAAGAAGGATGTTTTAGGCAAGTGGAGTATCTTCTTCTTCTACCCGGCAGACTTTTCCTTTGTTTGCCCAACCGAACTGGAGGCACTGCAAGACAAGTATGCGGACTTCCAACAGGCTAATGCTGAGATCTATTCCGTTTCCGAGGACACGGAGTTCGTTCACAAGGCTTGGGCAGAAGCTTCTGACAAGATCGGCAAGATCAAGTACCACATGCTCGCCGACCCAGCCGGCAAGCTGGCACGGATGTTTGACGTCTTAGACGAGGATGCCGGTCAGGCTTACCGGGGCGTCTTCATCGTTGACCCTGATGGCAAGATCCAATCCTACACCATCAACAACATGGGGATCGGCCGGAGCGCGGATGAGATTCTGCGGACCCTGCAGGCGGCACAGTTCGTTCGTGAGCACGGCGACCGGGTTTGCCCAGCTAACTGGAAGCCGGGTCAGGACTCCATCAAGCCGAGCCTGGACCTTGTCGGTAAGCTTTAA
- a CDS encoding C69 family dipeptidase, whose protein sequence is MANKLSACTSILIGKKASIDGTIMIGRNEDAKAAWPKHMVVHQHGEMPTHFISKETKLELDLPSDSARYTATPEWTDKAGLFEEDGINEYDVAMSATESAYSNPLVLGYDPLVDNGLNEEAMVTVVLPYIKSAREGVQRLGNLIAKYGTGETNGILFADNDEAWYFETGAGHYWVAQRIPDDSYAVVANQLAIQDIDFTDTKNFMFHPEIQAFVDKHHLNPDPDHFNFRKIFGTADRSDAIYSEPRVWIGHQLFSPKQAAGETPESTELPFLMKPDHKLSIFDAQRYLSNHYEGTEFDPIGHGKGAHKYRPISLAKTQESHILQMNRQPGANIHWLAMGVAAESTYVPFFNGITEVPAPYKRGKLPAQLNSAYWIFKHASVLVDSHLHDFLPLLRDVQKERNSAAIKMIAETDRECQTMNGESRSSYLTMQSNGYAIDTLNAYKKLSLDLITKMTDYCELNFKTDENL, encoded by the coding sequence ATGGCTAATAAACTATCCGCTTGTACCAGTATTTTAATTGGTAAAAAAGCCAGCATTGACGGCACGATCATGATTGGGCGCAACGAAGACGCCAAGGCCGCCTGGCCGAAGCACATGGTTGTTCACCAGCACGGCGAGATGCCAACCCACTTTATTTCGAAGGAAACGAAGCTGGAGCTCGACCTGCCGAGCGACAGTGCCCGCTACACCGCTACGCCGGAATGGACCGACAAGGCCGGCCTGTTCGAAGAGGACGGGATCAACGAGTACGACGTCGCTATGAGTGCCACCGAGAGTGCCTACTCCAATCCCCTGGTTCTTGGCTACGACCCACTGGTGGACAATGGGCTCAATGAAGAAGCGATGGTTACCGTCGTCCTGCCATACATCAAGTCCGCGCGCGAAGGGGTCCAGCGGCTCGGCAACCTGATCGCCAAGTACGGGACCGGTGAAACCAACGGCATCCTCTTCGCCGACAATGACGAGGCCTGGTACTTTGAAACCGGGGCCGGTCACTACTGGGTTGCCCAGCGGATCCCGGACGACTCCTACGCCGTGGTTGCCAACCAGCTAGCCATCCAGGACATCGACTTCACCGACACGAAGAACTTCATGTTCCACCCCGAGATCCAGGCCTTCGTCGACAAGCACCACCTGAACCCGGATCCGGACCACTTTAACTTCCGCAAGATCTTCGGGACGGCCGACCGTTCCGACGCGATTTACAGCGAGCCGCGGGTCTGGATCGGCCACCAGCTCTTTAGTCCAAAGCAGGCCGCAGGCGAGACGCCGGAATCAACCGAGCTGCCATTCCTGATGAAGCCGGACCACAAGCTCTCCATCTTCGACGCCCAGCGCTACCTCAGCAACCACTACGAGGGCACCGAATTTGACCCGATCGGTCACGGCAAGGGCGCGCACAAGTACCGGCCAATCAGCCTGGCCAAGACCCAGGAGTCGCACATCCTGCAGATGAACCGGCAGCCGGGCGCCAACATCCACTGGCTGGCAATGGGCGTCGCCGCCGAGAGCACCTACGTTCCGTTCTTCAACGGGATCACCGAGGTCCCGGCACCGTACAAGCGCGGCAAGCTGCCGGCCCAGCTGAATTCCGCCTACTGGATCTTCAAGCACGCCAGCGTCCTGGTCGACAGTCACCTCCACGACTTCCTGCCGTTGCTGCGTGATGTGCAGAAGGAACGCAACAGCGCCGCCATCAAGATGATCGCCGAGACCGACCGTGAATGCCAGACGATGAACGGCGAATCACGGAGCTCCTATTTGACGATGCAGAGCAACGGTTACGCCATTGACACCCTGAACGCCTATAAGAAGCTGTCCCTCGACCTGATCACCAAGATGACCGATTACTGTGAACTGAACTTTAAGACGGATGAAAACCTGTAA
- a CDS encoding FIVAR domain-containing protein, whose translation MSSDIHFEELQRLLDESKNVRQTYRYQNASAHSRSIYDQAIAMGRDILREKDDREMQPEIMAELTVQTINNAKKTLDGKPSVHEMAPVSERPALSQSAKPRPQSMTTKMSTTSSMTESQSQSAQDSVLQSGTTSTSHSAVTSTSVSTTMLQFQSLSAESLGSQSQSTSTSAALSQSPQSQSSSGSTSVTAQEATSEVEVLPLSALRATNSTHHRTTTVQDSAAEDDQGLFTKPHASLADSAEFEPDEDDEEPEEIRFVSSQSPQFMAMGDDDEEPTPADIELQSESEPSEEEASASAEPTITFDPTSQPTNPAKTQQDEEPDDDQQATAAAKQKAIRYAIWHGLGQALGFGRNPKNQKRI comes from the coding sequence ATGAGCAGCGATATCCATTTTGAAGAATTGCAGCGCCTGCTGGACGAGAGCAAAAACGTTCGGCAGACCTATCGCTACCAGAATGCCAGTGCCCATTCGCGAAGCATCTATGACCAGGCAATCGCAATGGGCCGCGATATCTTGCGTGAGAAGGACGACCGTGAGATGCAGCCGGAGATCATGGCCGAGCTGACGGTGCAGACGATCAATAATGCCAAGAAGACGCTGGACGGGAAGCCAAGTGTGCATGAGATGGCGCCGGTTAGCGAAAGGCCGGCACTCAGCCAATCCGCAAAGCCGCGGCCGCAATCGATGACGACTAAAATGTCGACGACGAGCTCGATGACCGAGTCACAATCACAGAGCGCCCAGGATAGCGTCCTACAATCGGGAACGACCAGTACTTCTCATTCGGCGGTAACCAGTACGTCCGTGTCGACCACAATGCTGCAGTTCCAGTCACTATCGGCGGAATCGCTGGGCAGTCAATCTCAGTCGACATCAACTTCGGCAGCGCTCAGTCAGTCTCCGCAGTCCCAATCGAGTTCGGGTTCGACCAGCGTCACGGCTCAGGAGGCCACAAGTGAAGTTGAAGTATTGCCGCTTTCGGCGCTTCGGGCAACCAATTCGACCCATCACCGGACGACCACAGTTCAGGACAGCGCCGCTGAGGACGACCAGGGACTGTTCACGAAGCCCCACGCCTCGCTCGCGGATTCGGCTGAATTTGAGCCTGACGAGGACGACGAAGAGCCCGAAGAGATTCGCTTTGTCAGCAGCCAGTCGCCACAGTTCATGGCGATGGGGGATGATGACGAAGAGCCGACGCCTGCCGATATTGAGCTTCAGTCGGAATCAGAACCGTCAGAAGAGGAAGCAAGTGCAAGCGCCGAACCCACCATCACCTTCGATCCGACCAGTCAGCCGACTAACCCGGCAAAGACCCAGCAGGATGAAGAACCCGATGATGACCAGCAAGCTACGGCGGCGGCCAAGCAAAAGGCGATCCGTTACGCCATCTGGCACGGTTTGGGGCAGGCACTGGGCTTTGGCCGCAATCCTAAGAATCAAAAACGTATTTAG